From Haloarcula hispanica ATCC 33960, the proteins below share one genomic window:
- a CDS encoding DUF5781 family protein — translation MDVHVQGGPAEPFLGARDLFSTEHDLNRPVTVRIREDPDERTRVSHSDDAHRLTISRQAATSAMARELALHEYAHMHHHEREHPSHTQSTREAIYLALAGRSVEQRKLTHCYQIANHMKDVYADDIWMPVVPGDKLVPFLEASLAAAVADRPGDPPTWDRSTSPTRVRHPSEPAARLTPAADPDITAVNAAFALALCERHDLVEPDHRLYDLAHAAAQDAESVDLTEFKRHFGSLSPEPNESEFRKALVDVTRAYAGGGGRAAD, via the coding sequence ATGGACGTGCACGTGCAGGGTGGGCCGGCCGAACCGTTTCTCGGGGCGCGGGACCTCTTCTCGACGGAACACGACCTGAACCGACCAGTGACTGTCCGGATCCGGGAGGACCCCGACGAGCGCACCCGCGTCAGCCACAGCGACGACGCCCACCGGCTGACAATCTCCCGCCAGGCCGCGACGAGCGCGATGGCCCGCGAACTGGCGTTACACGAATACGCGCACATGCACCATCACGAACGGGAGCATCCGTCACACACCCAGTCGACGCGGGAGGCCATCTACCTCGCGCTGGCGGGGCGTTCGGTCGAGCAGCGAAAGCTCACGCACTGTTACCAGATCGCCAACCACATGAAAGACGTCTACGCCGACGACATCTGGATGCCGGTGGTGCCCGGCGACAAACTGGTTCCGTTTCTGGAAGCCAGCCTCGCGGCCGCCGTCGCGGACCGCCCCGGCGACCCGCCGACCTGGGACCGCTCGACGTCACCGACCCGAGTGCGCCACCCCAGCGAACCGGCCGCACGACTGACGCCGGCTGCAGACCCGGATATCACGGCCGTCAATGCGGCGTTCGCTCTTGCGCTGTGTGAGCGCCACGACCTGGTCGAACCGGACCACCGGCTGTACGACCTCGCCCACGCCGCGGCCCAGGACGCCGAATCGGTCGACCTCACGGAGTTCAAGCGCCACTTCGGCTCGCTGTCGCCCGAGCCGAACGAGTCCGAGTTCCGGAAGGCGCTCGTCGACGTGACTCGCGCGTACGCCGGCGGCGGCGGCCGAGCGGCAGACTGA
- a CDS encoding PAS domain S-box protein, producing MTEALRGRHLDGETDVVGERIQVLHIDDDPDFVAVAADSLEAADDRISVETATSARDGLDQLAENGFDAVVSDYDMPKMNGIDLLDAIRETNPDLPFILFTGKGSEEVASEAISMGVTDYLQKSFGVEVYELLANRIENAVSEYRAKRQAAESERRVRELTEATNDILWEFTADLSEVLVINSAYEDIWGRSVAKLRDNPYDFLNGIHPEDRELMKDAMRRLMHGESADVECRVNATEEYQRWVWIQGEPITNDDGEVVRVAGFARDITERRNRERELEATKNQLTEHNQTLRKLYEISADPDASFEEKIQAVLDLGRERLGTAGAFLSANDTDRDEFTVRYASGSDERLKPGTVTPLSEAYCRKMIDTGSVMAIAEASDEGWASDPAYDRWEYETYISAEVRVRDAHSGSLCFVDREARKTPFTEDEKTFVHLATQWVSYELERQQREQRLERYKEYTDDMLDAIDDVFYVLDSDGRFRRWNESLLNVTGYSDAEVAGTHGADFFPEEHQDLVAAAIESVFEGDTTRVEVPFITKSGDQIPHEFTATRVEDPDGNPMLAGIGRDITERKAREQELTRTKELLDQAQRIASVGGWEIDVTSEPPEMTVTSEFYRIHGLTPDDELSVESIVDLYHPDDRETVMTEFHRAIETAEGYDMEVRIGDDDHDRWVRALCEPVTENGDVVKLRGSVQDITDRKLRERELEEARERMEIALETTNTVVWDREFESGGLSYYPGSETLYGTDIESLDEFLPLVHPEDQSEVAARIESATETGTYEAEFRIVRDGEVRWMEAKGRVESDSDGTPVRAIGIDRDITERKRREQELEDTNERLEEFTSIVSHDLRNPLSVAEGRIELAQQEYDSEHLDSASDALARMRTLIDDLLAAARDEQSAVDAGVVALTDTAEQCWHNVETNDAELTVETDAVVRADRSRLEQLLENLFSNSVEHGSTSSRPGADDSVEHGGDDVTVTVGELDDGFYVEDDGDGIDESERSRVFETGYSTSDAGTGFGLWIVAEIADAHGWTVTIDEGNEGGARFEITGVDVVE from the coding sequence ATGACCGAGGCGCTTCGCGGCCGGCATCTCGACGGGGAAACCGATGTCGTCGGCGAACGGATTCAGGTGTTACACATCGACGACGACCCTGATTTCGTGGCTGTCGCAGCGGATTCCCTGGAGGCTGCGGACGACCGGATCTCCGTCGAAACCGCGACCAGCGCACGAGACGGGCTCGACCAGCTCGCCGAAAACGGATTCGACGCCGTCGTCTCCGACTACGATATGCCGAAGATGAACGGCATCGATCTGCTCGATGCGATTCGGGAGACGAACCCGGACCTACCGTTCATTCTGTTCACCGGCAAGGGCAGCGAAGAGGTGGCCAGCGAAGCTATCTCGATGGGCGTCACCGACTATCTACAGAAGTCGTTCGGAGTCGAGGTGTACGAGCTACTGGCCAACCGCATCGAAAACGCGGTCTCCGAGTACCGCGCGAAGCGACAGGCCGCCGAGTCAGAGCGCCGTGTCCGGGAGCTCACTGAGGCAACCAACGATATCCTCTGGGAGTTCACAGCCGACCTGAGCGAAGTCCTCGTGATCAACTCCGCCTACGAGGATATCTGGGGGCGGTCAGTGGCCAAGCTCCGTGACAACCCCTACGATTTCCTGAACGGTATCCATCCCGAGGACCGCGAGCTGATGAAAGACGCGATGCGGCGTCTCATGCACGGCGAGTCGGCCGACGTCGAATGCCGTGTCAACGCAACGGAGGAGTATCAGCGCTGGGTCTGGATACAGGGCGAGCCAATCACGAACGACGACGGCGAGGTCGTTCGCGTGGCCGGGTTCGCCCGTGACATCACCGAGCGGCGGAACCGCGAGCGCGAACTCGAAGCCACCAAGAACCAGCTCACAGAGCACAACCAGACGCTCCGGAAGCTCTACGAGATCAGCGCCGACCCCGACGCCTCGTTTGAAGAGAAGATACAGGCGGTTTTGGACCTTGGTCGGGAGCGCCTTGGGACCGCTGGCGCGTTCCTGTCCGCGAACGATACTGACCGCGACGAGTTCACCGTCCGCTATGCGAGCGGGAGCGACGAACGGCTCAAGCCAGGAACCGTCACACCGCTGTCGGAGGCGTACTGCCGGAAGATGATCGACACAGGGAGCGTCATGGCAATCGCCGAAGCGTCCGATGAGGGGTGGGCCTCGGACCCGGCATACGACCGCTGGGAATACGAGACGTACATCAGCGCCGAGGTCCGTGTCCGTGACGCGCATTCAGGGAGCCTCTGTTTCGTCGACCGGGAGGCCCGCAAGACCCCCTTCACCGAGGACGAGAAGACGTTCGTCCATCTCGCGACGCAGTGGGTGAGCTACGAACTCGAACGCCAGCAGCGCGAACAACGCCTCGAACGGTACAAGGAGTACACCGACGACATGCTGGACGCCATCGACGACGTGTTCTACGTCCTCGACAGCGACGGCCGCTTCCGGCGCTGGAACGAGAGCCTGCTGAACGTGACCGGCTACTCGGACGCGGAAGTTGCCGGGACTCACGGAGCCGATTTCTTCCCGGAGGAGCATCAGGACCTCGTCGCGGCCGCTATCGAATCGGTGTTCGAGGGCGACACGACCCGGGTGGAAGTGCCGTTTATCACGAAATCGGGGGACCAGATCCCCCACGAGTTCACGGCGACCCGCGTCGAAGACCCCGACGGGAACCCGATGCTGGCCGGCATCGGCCGGGACATCACCGAACGGAAGGCACGCGAGCAGGAGCTTACGCGAACGAAGGAACTCCTCGACCAGGCCCAGCGGATCGCGAGCGTCGGTGGCTGGGAGATAGACGTGACGAGCGAGCCGCCGGAGATGACGGTGACAAGCGAGTTCTACCGGATACACGGGCTGACACCGGACGACGAACTGAGCGTCGAGTCTATCGTCGATCTGTACCACCCCGACGACAGAGAGACGGTCATGACGGAGTTCCACCGAGCGATAGAGACGGCAGAAGGATACGACATGGAGGTGCGTATCGGCGACGACGACCACGACCGATGGGTCCGCGCACTGTGTGAACCAGTCACCGAGAACGGCGATGTTGTCAAACTCCGGGGCTCTGTCCAGGATATCACGGACCGGAAGCTCCGGGAGCGCGAACTGGAGGAGGCACGCGAGCGGATGGAAATCGCGCTAGAGACCACTAATACGGTCGTCTGGGACCGCGAGTTCGAGTCCGGCGGCCTGTCGTACTACCCCGGGTCCGAGACGCTGTACGGCACCGACATCGAGTCGCTGGACGAGTTTTTACCGCTGGTCCATCCCGAGGACCAGTCGGAAGTCGCGGCCCGAATCGAATCAGCGACCGAGACCGGCACGTACGAAGCCGAGTTCCGAATCGTCCGTGACGGCGAGGTCCGCTGGATGGAGGCAAAGGGCCGCGTCGAATCCGACAGCGACGGGACGCCAGTCCGGGCAATCGGTATCGACCGTGACATCACCGAGCGCAAGCGCCGCGAGCAGGAACTGGAGGACACGAACGAACGTCTCGAAGAGTTCACGAGCATCGTCAGCCACGACCTCAGGAACCCACTATCCGTCGCCGAGGGACGCATCGAACTGGCCCAACAGGAGTACGACAGCGAACACCTCGACAGCGCCAGCGACGCGCTCGCGCGGATGCGGACGCTCATCGACGACCTGCTCGCGGCCGCTCGCGACGAGCAGTCAGCGGTTGACGCCGGCGTAGTGGCGCTCACGGACACGGCCGAACAGTGCTGGCACAACGTCGAAACCAACGACGCCGAACTCACTGTCGAGACAGACGCCGTCGTTCGTGCCGACAGGAGCCGATTGGAACAACTGCTCGAGAACCTGTTCAGCAACAGTGTGGAGCATGGCTCCACAAGCAGTCGGCCGGGGGCCGACGACAGCGTGGAACACGGCGGCGACGACGTGACGGTCACCGTTGGAGAACTTGACGACGGCTTCTACGTCGAAGACGACGGCGATGGCATCGACGAATCGGAGCGGTCACGCGTGTTCGAGACCGGCTACTCGACGTCAGACGCCGGGACGGGGTTCGGGCTCTGGATCGTCGCGGAGATTGCCGACGCCCACGGCTGGACGGTAACTATCGACGAGGGGAACGAGGGCGGCGCACGGTTCGAGATTACCGGTGTCGATGTCGTGGAGTGA
- a CDS encoding energy-coupling factor ABC transporter ATP-binding protein, whose amino-acid sequence MIAVSDLRYRYGDVDVLDGLTLSIPDGQYCLLVGPNGSGKTTLVRHFNALLTPDAGTITVDGTDVTDDPVVARTRIGMVFQHPRDQFVAATVAADVAFGPENLGLDRDEIDRRVGTALDAVDLGDAADSRIDALSGGEQARVAIAGALAMEPDYLVLDEPLVGLDWPARESVLDHLDALAADGTGIIVVTHDLRDLHERADRLVALQDGQVVLDASPSEALDTLTDLGIRDPRC is encoded by the coding sequence ATGATAGCGGTCAGCGACCTGCGCTATCGGTACGGCGACGTCGACGTCCTCGACGGGCTCACGCTGTCAATACCCGACGGTCAGTACTGCCTGCTCGTCGGACCGAACGGGAGCGGCAAGACGACGCTCGTCCGGCATTTCAACGCCCTGCTGACGCCCGACGCCGGAACGATCACCGTCGACGGGACCGACGTGACGGACGACCCGGTCGTCGCCCGGACACGCATCGGGATGGTGTTCCAGCACCCCCGCGACCAGTTCGTCGCCGCGACCGTGGCGGCTGACGTGGCCTTCGGCCCGGAGAACCTCGGCCTCGACAGGGACGAGATCGACCGCCGGGTCGGAACGGCGCTCGACGCCGTCGACCTCGGCGATGCAGCGGATAGCCGTATCGACGCTCTCTCGGGCGGCGAGCAGGCCCGCGTCGCCATCGCCGGGGCGCTCGCCATGGAACCGGACTACCTCGTGCTCGACGAACCGCTCGTCGGCCTCGACTGGCCGGCCAGGGAGTCGGTGCTCGACCACCTCGACGCGCTGGCCGCCGATGGAACGGGCATCATCGTCGTCACGCACGACCTCCGGGACCTCCACGAGCGGGCCGACCGCCTCGTCGCGCTGCAGGATGGGCAGGTCGTGCTCGATGCGTCGCCATCCGAAGCGCTCGATACCCTCACGGACCTCGGTATCCGCGACCCACGATGTTGA
- a CDS encoding energy-coupling factor transporter transmembrane component T family protein — MLSYRPGSTFAHRLDPRSKLLVQFGLAIAAVAHPTLPWLVGTTAFALGTLAAARLSPLAVLRSYRVVLAVLALAPVVAGVALGPPWFRVDPALRSALHVGRILPVLLVSAAYLTSTPVRDTRAAVQRLIPGKPGQILGIGMALVVRLFPLVLADVREVRDAIHARGGEARPLRDRVRLLAVRSLERTLDRSDRLSAALRARCFAWNPTLPPLAFERRDYPVLAVGIALSVSPLVPV, encoded by the coding sequence ATGTTGAGCTACCGGCCCGGCTCGACGTTCGCGCATCGGCTGGACCCGCGGTCGAAGCTCCTGGTCCAGTTCGGGCTCGCCATCGCCGCGGTCGCACACCCCACGCTCCCGTGGCTCGTCGGGACGACCGCGTTCGCACTGGGGACGCTCGCGGCGGCACGGCTCTCGCCGCTGGCCGTCCTGCGCTCCTACCGGGTCGTCCTCGCCGTGCTGGCGCTGGCACCGGTCGTCGCCGGTGTGGCGCTCGGCCCGCCGTGGTTTCGGGTCGACCCGGCGCTCCGTTCGGCCCTGCACGTCGGGCGCATCCTCCCGGTGTTGCTCGTCAGCGCCGCCTACCTCACCTCGACGCCAGTCCGAGATACCCGGGCGGCGGTCCAGCGCCTGATCCCCGGCAAGCCCGGCCAGATCCTCGGTATCGGGATGGCGCTCGTTGTCCGACTGTTCCCGCTGGTACTCGCGGACGTTCGGGAGGTGCGCGATGCGATCCACGCTCGCGGCGGTGAGGCCCGCCCGCTACGGGACCGCGTTCGGCTGCTCGCCGTTCGGTCGCTGGAACGGACCCTCGACCGCTCGGACCGGCTCTCGGCCGCTCTGCGGGCCCGCTGTTTCGCGTGGAACCCGACGCTGCCGCCGCTTGCCTTCGAGCGTCGTGACTACCCGGTGCTCGCCGTCGGCATCGCGCTGTCGGTGTCGCCGCTCGTTCCGGTTTAG
- a CDS encoding amino acid-binding protein, translated as MSDSTDEVRSYTVRLELVDEPGELLRALEPIATNGGNLLSIFHERGNVTPRGHIPVEVDLEATPERFDGIVDALRDAGINVIQAGAEQYSEALTIILTGHLVNTDLSDTLSRIHESTDATVTDLSLSAPEGTDDASSARIRLATEEGAVDETMTSIRAVADEKGLHVIEPLAAGGEA; from the coding sequence ATGAGCGACTCGACCGACGAGGTACGGTCCTACACAGTTCGGCTGGAGCTGGTCGACGAACCGGGCGAACTGCTGCGGGCGCTCGAGCCCATCGCCACGAACGGCGGGAACCTCCTCTCTATCTTCCACGAGCGGGGGAACGTGACCCCGCGGGGCCACATCCCCGTGGAGGTCGACCTGGAGGCGACCCCCGAGCGGTTCGACGGAATCGTCGACGCACTCCGGGACGCGGGCATCAACGTCATCCAGGCCGGGGCCGAGCAGTACAGCGAGGCGTTGACGATCATCCTCACCGGCCATCTCGTCAACACAGACCTCTCTGACACGCTCTCGCGGATTCACGAGTCCACGGACGCGACCGTGACCGACCTCTCGCTGTCGGCACCGGAGGGGACCGACGACGCCTCCAGCGCGCGCATCCGACTGGCGACCGAGGAAGGGGCAGTCGACGAGACGATGACTTCGATTCGTGCTGTCGCCGACGAGAAGGGGCTCCACGTCATCGAACCGCTCGCTGCGGGAGGTGAGGCATGA
- a CDS encoding elongation factor EF-2 has product MGRRKKIVQECETLMDDPEHIRNIAIAAHVDHGKTTLTDNLLAGAGMISDDTAGEQLAMDTEEDEQERGITIDAANVSMTHEYEDQNHLINLIDTPGHVDFGGDVTRAMRAVDGALVVVDAVEGAMPQTETVLRQALREGVKPTLFINKVDRLISELQEGPEEMQERLLAVIQDVNDLIRGMTEEMDDIEDWTVSVEEGTVGFGSALYKWGVSMPSMQRTGMDFGEIMELERNDNRQELHERTPLSDVVLDMVCEHFPNPVDAQPMRVPRIWRGDAESQLAEDMAMVNEDGEVVLMVTDIGVDPHAGEIAAGRVFSGTLEKGQELYVSGTAGKNRIQSVGIYMGGEREEVEHVPAGNIAAVTGLKDAIAGSTVSSEEMTPFESIEHISEPVITKSVEAQNMDDLPKLIETLQQVAKEDPTIQVEINEDTGEHLISGQGELHLEVIGQRIERNQGIPINTGEPIVVYREAPQNESREVEGRSPNNHNRFYISIEPLGEDIVETIKMGEASMDMPELERREALQEAGMDKDDSQNIEHIHGTNILLDETKGIQHLNETMELVIEGLEEALDDGPLASEPVQGSLIRLHDARLHEDAIHRGPAQVIPAVREAVHNALIDASIKLLEPIQQVRIDVPNDHMGAASGEIQGRRGRVDDMYQEGDLMVVEGVAPVDEMIGFSSDIRSATEGRASWNTENAGFQVLADNLQPDKISEIRERKGMKQELNPAIDYF; this is encoded by the coding sequence ATGGGCCGACGTAAGAAAATCGTCCAAGAATGTGAGACACTGATGGACGATCCGGAGCACATCCGGAACATCGCCATCGCTGCTCACGTCGATCACGGAAAGACGACACTGACAGACAATCTGCTGGCCGGTGCCGGCATGATTTCCGACGACACCGCCGGCGAACAGCTGGCGATGGACACTGAGGAAGACGAACAGGAACGTGGGATCACCATCGACGCGGCTAACGTTTCGATGACCCACGAATACGAGGACCAGAACCACCTCATCAACCTTATCGACACCCCTGGCCACGTCGACTTCGGTGGCGACGTGACCCGTGCGATGCGTGCCGTCGACGGCGCGCTGGTGGTCGTCGACGCCGTCGAGGGCGCGATGCCCCAGACCGAGACGGTGCTCCGGCAGGCGCTCCGCGAGGGCGTCAAGCCGACGCTGTTCATCAACAAGGTCGACCGCCTCATCTCCGAGCTTCAGGAAGGACCCGAGGAGATGCAGGAGCGCCTGCTCGCGGTCATTCAGGACGTCAACGACCTCATCCGCGGCATGACCGAGGAGATGGACGACATCGAGGACTGGACGGTTTCCGTCGAGGAAGGAACCGTCGGCTTCGGCTCCGCGCTGTACAAGTGGGGCGTCTCGATGCCGTCGATGCAGCGGACCGGCATGGACTTCGGCGAAATCATGGAGCTCGAGCGCAACGACAACCGCCAAGAACTCCACGAGCGCACGCCGCTGTCCGACGTGGTGCTCGACATGGTGTGTGAGCACTTCCCGAACCCTGTCGACGCCCAGCCGATGCGAGTTCCGCGTATCTGGCGTGGCGACGCCGAATCCCAGCTCGCCGAGGACATGGCGATGGTCAACGAGGACGGCGAAGTCGTCCTGATGGTCACCGACATCGGTGTCGACCCCCACGCTGGCGAAATCGCCGCCGGTCGTGTCTTCTCCGGCACGCTGGAGAAGGGGCAGGAGCTGTACGTCTCCGGAACTGCGGGCAAGAACCGCATCCAGAGCGTCGGTATCTACATGGGTGGCGAGCGCGAGGAAGTCGAGCACGTTCCCGCCGGGAACATCGCCGCCGTCACGGGCCTCAAGGACGCCATCGCTGGCTCCACCGTCTCCAGCGAGGAGATGACGCCATTCGAGTCCATCGAGCACATCTCGGAGCCGGTCATCACGAAGTCCGTCGAGGCACAGAACATGGACGACCTGCCGAAGCTCATCGAGACGCTCCAGCAGGTCGCCAAGGAAGACCCGACCATCCAGGTCGAAATTAACGAAGACACCGGCGAGCACCTCATCTCCGGGCAGGGTGAACTCCACCTGGAAGTCATCGGCCAGCGTATCGAGCGCAACCAGGGCATCCCGATCAACACCGGTGAGCCGATTGTTGTCTACCGCGAGGCCCCGCAGAACGAGAGCCGCGAAGTCGAAGGTCGGTCGCCGAACAACCACAACCGCTTCTACATCAGCATCGAGCCGCTCGGCGAGGACATCGTCGAGACCATCAAGATGGGCGAGGCGTCGATGGACATGCCAGAACTGGAGCGCCGTGAAGCGCTGCAGGAAGCCGGCATGGACAAGGACGACTCCCAGAACATCGAGCACATCCACGGGACCAACATCCTGCTCGACGAGACGAAGGGTATCCAGCACCTCAACGAGACGATGGAACTCGTCATCGAAGGCCTCGAAGAAGCCCTCGACGACGGCCCGCTCGCGTCCGAGCCGGTCCAGGGGTCGCTCATCCGTCTCCACGACGCCCGCCTCCACGAGGACGCCATCCACCGCGGCCCGGCCCAGGTCATCCCGGCCGTCCGCGAGGCTGTCCACAACGCGCTCATCGACGCCAGCATCAAGCTGCTGGAGCCGATTCAGCAGGTCCGCATCGACGTGCCCAACGACCACATGGGCGCTGCGAGCGGCGAGATTCAGGGCCGCCGTGGCCGCGTCGACGATATGTACCAGGAAGGCGACCTGATGGTCGTCGAAGGCGTCGCCCCGGTCGACGAGATGATCGGCTTCTCCTCAGACATCCGCTCGGCCACTGAGGGCCGTGCCTCCTGGAACACCGAGAACGCCGGCTTCCAGGTCCTTGCCGACAACCTCCAGCCCGACAAGATCAGCGAGATCCGCGAGCGCAAGGGCATGAAGCAGGAACTGAACCCGGCTATCGACTACTTCTAA
- a CDS encoding peptidase has protein sequence MHALQSAPIAIGTAAFLVGVLAVVGAGIGALGSAVVRRLSNPVARYRQLFLGIILPFTLLSYVVFLLLGLGHLIAGGQTGVVGAVVATFAELLAAGTVGLAAYAPTVPGIRSVRDIELSTGRAVVRMGRYVLGITALVTVVVVPLETGLSPPGLLALVTVFAVTVQAVSPWFIPLIRSVDRPDEPTAETLERLKERAGLTVRDVRVFDTEQERTANVTVRGFPGYRRLFLTSTFLDVFDDETATALLAIQAGRQNARVLARVVGGLLVAVVPLFVALADVGPLWPLAGASLGLIVASLWVTRRGVRAADDYAADRVGPDAVADALERYATVHEMEPSRRRLANPFSKSPPLGNRIDRLREQAGE, from the coding sequence GTGCACGCCCTCCAGTCAGCCCCGATAGCGATAGGTACGGCGGCGTTCCTCGTCGGTGTCCTCGCCGTCGTCGGAGCGGGCATCGGCGCGCTCGGAAGCGCGGTCGTACGACGACTCTCGAACCCCGTCGCCAGATACCGGCAGTTGTTCCTCGGCATCATACTCCCGTTCACGCTGCTGTCGTACGTCGTCTTTCTGTTGCTCGGACTCGGCCACTTGATCGCCGGCGGGCAGACCGGAGTGGTCGGAGCAGTGGTAGCGACGTTCGCCGAGCTGCTCGCCGCCGGCACCGTCGGACTGGCCGCCTACGCGCCGACTGTCCCGGGTATCCGCAGCGTTCGTGACATCGAACTCTCGACCGGTCGGGCGGTGGTCCGGATGGGACGGTACGTCCTCGGAATCACTGCGTTGGTGACTGTCGTCGTGGTACCGCTCGAAACCGGGCTGTCGCCCCCCGGACTGCTGGCTCTCGTTACCGTTTTCGCTGTCACCGTACAGGCTGTCTCCCCGTGGTTCATCCCGCTAATCCGGTCGGTCGATAGACCGGACGAACCGACAGCGGAGACGCTGGAGCGACTCAAAGAGCGTGCGGGACTGACTGTCCGAGACGTCCGGGTGTTCGACACCGAACAGGAGAGAACCGCGAACGTGACCGTGCGCGGCTTCCCCGGGTATCGCCGCCTGTTCCTGACGAGCACGTTCCTCGACGTGTTCGACGACGAGACGGCGACGGCCCTGCTCGCAATCCAGGCCGGCCGCCAGAACGCCCGAGTCCTTGCCCGGGTCGTCGGCGGCCTGCTTGTCGCAGTAGTTCCGCTGTTCGTGGCACTGGCCGACGTCGGCCCGCTGTGGCCGCTTGCCGGCGCAAGTCTCGGACTCATCGTCGCCAGCCTGTGGGTCACCCGCCGCGGTGTCCGGGCAGCCGACGACTACGCGGCCGACCGCGTCGGCCCCGATGCCGTTGCCGACGCCCTCGAACGGTACGCTACCGTCCACGAAATGGAGCCGTCGAGACGACGACTCGCGAACCCGTTCTCGAAATCGCCACCGCTGGGGAACCGAATCGACCGGTTGCGGGAACAAGCGGGAGAATGA
- a CDS encoding trans-sulfuration enzyme family protein, with translation MTRRPHLDTIAVDTETASAAGDVTLPIHLSSTYELAGLDTDLSLEDVDPGEGEFLYSRLSNPTRHGLEQELAALEDGERAYAFSSGTAAVATAVLSLVEPGDHVVAFDDLYAGTRRMFETLFRDQLGVDVEFVDATDADAVAAAMTPATELVWVETPTNPLIKLCDIDAIAAVAADYDATLGVDNTFASPYFQQPLSLGADLVVHSTTKYLNGHSDAVGGALITNDPEVAERVEFRQQIALGNMLAPFDSYLISRGIKTLGVRMTRHENNAMALAQYLDDHERVETVHYPGLESHPQHDLAREQMQGFGGVLSFELAGDMADAKRFLEALETVTLAVSLGGVESLAELPAAMTHEPLSPAARDELGISDTLIRLSVGIEAVEDLRADLERGFAAIES, from the coding sequence ATGACTCGGCGTCCACACCTCGACACGATTGCAGTCGATACCGAGACGGCGTCAGCAGCAGGGGATGTCACGCTCCCGATACACCTCTCGTCGACCTACGAACTAGCCGGGCTCGACACGGACCTCTCTCTGGAGGACGTCGACCCCGGTGAAGGCGAGTTCCTCTACTCGCGGCTGTCGAACCCGACACGACACGGCCTCGAACAGGAGTTAGCCGCGCTAGAGGACGGAGAGCGAGCCTATGCCTTCAGTTCGGGGACAGCGGCCGTTGCAACAGCGGTGCTCTCACTGGTCGAACCGGGCGACCACGTCGTTGCGTTCGACGACCTGTACGCGGGCACGCGACGGATGTTCGAAACGCTGTTCCGGGACCAGCTTGGCGTCGACGTGGAGTTCGTCGACGCAACTGACGCCGACGCTGTCGCGGCCGCGATGACGCCGGCAACGGAGTTAGTCTGGGTCGAGACCCCGACAAATCCACTGATAAAACTCTGTGACATCGACGCGATTGCGGCCGTCGCCGCCGACTACGACGCGACGCTCGGGGTCGACAACACCTTCGCGAGTCCGTACTTCCAGCAGCCGCTGTCCCTCGGCGCGGACCTCGTGGTCCACAGCACGACGAAGTACCTCAACGGCCACAGCGATGCCGTCGGCGGCGCACTGATTACTAACGACCCCGAGGTGGCCGAGCGGGTGGAGTTCCGCCAGCAGATCGCGCTCGGGAACATGCTCGCCCCGTTCGACAGCTATCTCATCTCGCGGGGCATCAAGACGCTGGGTGTCCGGATGACTCGCCACGAGAACAACGCTATGGCCCTCGCGCAGTACCTCGACGACCACGAGCGCGTCGAAACGGTCCACTACCCAGGGTTAGAGAGTCACCCACAGCACGACCTGGCTCGCGAGCAGATGCAGGGCTTTGGCGGCGTGCTCTCGTTCGAACTGGCCGGAGACATGGCCGACGCCAAGCGCTTCCTCGAAGCGTTAGAGACGGTGACGCTGGCAGTCAGCCTCGGCGGCGTCGAGAGCCTGGCGGAGCTCCCGGCGGCGATGACACACGAACCCCTCTCACCGGCTGCGCGGGACGAACTCGGCATCTCTGACACGCTTATCCGCCTTTCGGTGGGTATCGAAGCCGTCGAGGACCTCCGGGCCGACCTGGAGCGCGGTTTCGCGGCGATTGAGTCCTGA